From a single Micromonospora carbonacea genomic region:
- the eccD gene encoding type VII secretion integral membrane protein EccD, protein MSAERGELCRLLVVGPTSQVDVSLPTHIPLADMMPALLGALGPDLADRGLEHSGWIVQRLGGPVFDESRTVADLDLVDGEVVHVRPRTDQIPPLAYDDLVDGVSAGIRKRSGLWRPQTTRVTALLLLAAWLTAWLAAARRWPAESRNPVLLAAMAVLCFVAGFAVVRKLADRATAGILGAAGVVGTVVAALDTAGGATVPRLVLLGATAGTVAALLVAAFVFPRTGWWPIAVGLLAAWLLVAAALALHTRATLDWTTIAAVTVVVTTALRPAVPSAAFKLAGFTLPEMPVEPADLQKGIDPEPAAGVLTRAAVADQFMTALYAALGLVSGAAMVWLATAPGRAAPLAAWLAAIAQILATRPMTSVWHRAALAGPAMVAMAAWCLTAPTDRSPLAAQLAIGCCLLLAVACGVAARIPVGRRFNPIWGRTGDLAHTAMVAALGPTVVVITGLIDVIRARVG, encoded by the coding sequence ATGAGCGCCGAGCGCGGGGAACTGTGCCGACTGCTGGTGGTCGGGCCGACCAGCCAGGTCGACGTGAGTCTGCCCACCCACATTCCGTTGGCCGACATGATGCCGGCCCTGCTGGGCGCGCTGGGACCGGACCTCGCCGATCGTGGTCTGGAGCACAGCGGCTGGATCGTGCAACGGCTGGGTGGACCGGTCTTCGACGAGTCCCGCACCGTCGCCGATCTCGACCTGGTCGACGGCGAGGTCGTGCACGTACGTCCACGCACCGACCAGATTCCGCCGCTGGCCTACGACGACCTGGTCGACGGCGTCTCGGCCGGCATCCGCAAGCGGTCCGGGCTGTGGCGTCCGCAGACCACCCGGGTCACCGCCCTGCTGCTGCTGGCCGCCTGGCTGACCGCCTGGCTGGCCGCCGCCCGGAGGTGGCCGGCCGAGTCCCGCAACCCGGTGCTGCTCGCGGCGATGGCGGTGCTGTGCTTCGTCGCGGGCTTCGCGGTGGTGCGCAAGCTGGCCGACCGGGCCACGGCCGGCATCCTGGGCGCCGCCGGTGTGGTCGGCACCGTGGTCGCCGCGCTGGACACGGCCGGCGGTGCCACCGTGCCCCGGCTGGTCCTCCTGGGCGCGACCGCCGGCACCGTCGCCGCGTTGCTGGTGGCCGCGTTCGTCTTCCCGCGCACCGGCTGGTGGCCGATCGCCGTCGGCCTGCTGGCGGCATGGCTGCTGGTCGCCGCCGCGCTCGCACTGCACACCAGGGCCACGCTGGACTGGACCACGATCGCCGCGGTCACTGTCGTCGTCACCACGGCGCTGCGTCCGGCGGTGCCGTCGGCCGCCTTCAAGCTCGCCGGGTTCACCCTGCCGGAGATGCCCGTCGAACCGGCGGACCTGCAGAAGGGCATCGACCCGGAACCGGCCGCCGGGGTGCTCACCCGGGCCGCCGTCGCCGACCAGTTCATGACCGCCCTGTACGCGGCGCTCGGCCTGGTCTCCGGGGCCGCGATGGTGTGGCTGGCGACGGCGCCCGGCCGGGCCGCGCCGCTGGCCGCCTGGCTGGCCGCCATCGCCCAGATCCTGGCGACCCGGCCGATGACGAGCGTCTGGCACCGGGCGGCGCTGGCCGGTCCGGCGATGGTCGCCATGGCGGCCTGGTGCCTGACCGCACCCACGGACCGGAGTCCGTTGGCCGCCCAACTGGCGATCGGCTGCTGCCTGCTCCTGGCGGTGGCGTGCGGGGTGGCGGCGCGGATACCGGTCGGTCGGCGGTTCAACCCGATCTGGGGCCGGACGGGCGACCTGGCGCACACCGCGATGGTGGCCGCCCTCGGGCCGACCGTCGTGGTCATCACCGGCCTGATCGACGTGATCCGGGCGCGGGTGGGTTGA